In bacterium, the genomic window CCATCACGAAGATTTCCCCGTCCCCGTCGCGGTCGGAGTGAAAAGCGATGCGGACGGGTTGATCATCACCGTCCCCGTCACCTGAAGTAGGAAACGAGCATCCCAGCGTGAGCCCGAGGAGAAGCGCACAACTTAAAGAAAGGTTTTTTATCTCCCCGCCTATAAAACCAGACCTTAAAAGGAATTCTGAATGATACACAGATAAATAAGGGATCACCACTTCATTTCGGACCAGCACGATGTTGAGACGACCGCTAACGATCTGTCAGCACACATTTAAAAGAAGAGATGCTGAATGTAAAAGGTGTATGGCGGCCCTTCCACGGGCCGCCGAAAAGGGCGGGTCATTCAAGAGGGTGATATAAACTCGACAGGCGTGTCCTTCCTCTTTGCCACATTCCTCTGTGGCAGGGTCATAAACCTTGTGATGCCGTTTGTTAAAGCCTTCTTCCGATTGGCGTGGTCCGGTTAGGAAATGTGATTCCATAAATAATTATGCCGATGAAGAAGAAGAAAGAGAGCCGGTCTGGCTCTCTCAGCAATTGAAGACCGGATTCGCCGCATAGGTTTTTCAGAGCTCGACGGACTTGTGCCGCGCGGCGTGGCACTGCACGTTCACCGCCACCGGCAGGCTGGCGATGTGGCAGGGGTAGGTCTCGATGGCCAACCACAGGGAGGTGGTCCGACCGCCCAGCCCCTGGGGCCCGATGCCGAGACGGTTAATCTCATCGAGCCACTGCTTCTCCAGCCCGGCGTAGTACGGGTCCGGGTTGTGCTCGCCCACGGTGCGCAGGGTGGCTTTTTTTGCCAGGATGGCGCACTTCTCGAAGTCGCCGCCGATGCCCACCCCGATGATGGTGGGGGGGCAGGGGTTGGGGCCGGCCTCGTCCACCACGCGCAGGACGAAGCGCCGCACGCCCTCCACCCCGTCGGCGGGCTTGAGCATGGCCACCCGACTCATGTTCTCGCAGCCGCCGCCCTTGGGCTCGAAGTGGATTACGAGCGCGTCGCCGGGGACCACGTCGTAGTGGATGACGGGCGGTGTGTTGTCGCCGGTGTTCTTGCGCCTCAGGGGGTCTACCACGATGGACTTTCGCAGGTAGCCGTCGGCGTAGCCCCGGCGCACCCCCTCGGCGACGGCCTCGGTGAGCCCGCCACCGGTGATGCGCACCTCCTGGCCCAGGGTCACGAAGGCCACGGCGTAGCCCGTGTCCTGGCAGATGGCCACCTCCTCATCCCGGGCGATCTCGGCGTTTTTGATTATCACGTCGAGGACGTCGCGCCCCACGGGGGATGGCTCCTCGGCGCGGAAATCACGGAGCGCCTTTTCCACGTCCTCGGGCAGGTAGTAGGCGGCGTCCAGGCAGAGTTGCCGGACGGTGGCGGTGACGTCTTTCGCGTCTATCTCTCGCATGTCCGTCTTTCGGGTTTGGGTTTCAGTAGGCGCGTTTCGGGGAATGCACGGGTAAACCGACCGCGCGTCGGATTTCGCACTCCCCGGGCTGTTTAATCTCAGAGCCGGGTCAGGGTCTCGTCCAGCCGGCCGACCAGGGCCCCGACCGACACCGCCGACGGGGGCTGACCGCCCGAGTCCCGGACGAACCGCTTGAGGTGCACCAGGGCGTGTACCAGGCGGGCCGCGGCCAGCGCCCGTTCGTCGGGCGGATTCCAGGACGGGTTGCGGTCGCCGGCCGTCTTCCGGTAGAGCGCGAGCTGCTCGTAGCCCAGACAGGAGGCCAGGTCCAGCGCCGCCCAGCCGAGCCCCATCTCGCCCCAGTCCACCAGGGTCCCGGACCCGTCGGCGCCCACCACGACGTTGGGTGGCTCGAGCTCGCCGTGGACCACCACCGGGCCCTCGCCCGCGGCCAGTTCCACTGCCTCGGCGGACACCGCTGTTGCGCGGCTCAGTAGAGCCCCAGCTTCAGCACTCATGCCGGGAAGGTCGAGGTACGCCGCGGTATCGTCCACCGACGCCTCGATCAGGCTCTCCCGGGAGACGAAGGTGTAGCCCCGCCGGAGGTAGGCCTCGGCGTGACCGGCGGTGGAGGCGTGGAGGATGGCCATGTCGGCCACGATTCCCTCGGGGAGGGAATCGGCGGTGAAGGGGTTGCCGTCGGCGCCGTTTCCGAGCGCCTGACCCGGCACGAAGAGGTAGCACAGGGCCCGGCTCTCGACGCCGTTCGACTTGATGTCCAGGGAGGAGACGAGGATGCGCGGCTGGTGCTTCATACCCAGCCTATGACCCAGGACCAGGGCCTCCACCTCGCGTTCGCCGGGAATCTTGAAGAAGAGGTCCACCCGGTTCTCTTCCCCCCGCCCGCCCCGGGTCGTCACGGTTCCCCGCCGGGGGGCGAAACCGTTGCCGACGGCCGTGGACAGGGGATCGGGCTCGGCGAAGACGATGTTCTCCACGGCGACGGCCCGGGAGAGGTGCCGGGCGAGCGCCTGTTCCAACGCCGTCTTGCCCACGGGTGTGATTTCCCAGTCGGGGGCGCCGAAGGTGTTGTAGCTCACGGCCGACCCCCCTTCCCCCGGAGTTCCTCCCAGAGGCGGGCGGCGCGGCGGTAGTGGGGGATGACCACGGAGCCCCCCACCACGAGCGCCACTTCGAGGGCCTCGTAGAACTCCTCGCCCTCCACGCCCTCGTCGTTGCAGCGCAGGACGTGGTACGTGACGCAGTCCTCGCAGCGCAGGACGGTCGAGGCGACGAGCCCCAGCAGCTCCTTGAACCCGCCGGGGAGCCTCCCCTCGCCGTAGACCTGGCTGTCGAGTGAGAAAAAACGTTTCGTGATTTTCCCGCCCCGGGAGAGGACCAGCTCGTTGAGCTCCTCCCGCTCCCGGCGGAAATCTTCCGTTGCATTAGTCATCTAAAAACTCCAGTACTGGATGCGATTTGCCGCGGTTGTAGAGGAAATTACCTCACCCGTCTCCCGTCACCGTCCTCCTCCCTCATTACGGGAAAAGCCGTCCTCCGGTGGCGGAGCAGTGCAGAAGTGGCAGCATCGCGGGAGTCGTCGCGCCGCCCGGACCGGATGCCGGCCCATGGGTGTCGTTGCGAGAAGAATACTCTATTAGGCGGCGTTATTCAAGCGGGCTACACCGTCCCGTCGCGCAGGCCGTCGGTGATGCCGCGGGCCCGTCGGCGCAGCTTCCACTGGGCGCGGCGCCCCTCGACCGCGTAGGCCAGCTCCGCCCCCAACAACAGAATCGTCGCCGCGTAGTAGGACCAGAAGCTGAAAGCGACCAGACCGGCCAGGACGCCGTAGTAGACGTCCGGCCGGGCCAGGTCGGCCAGGTAGAAGCTGAAGAGCACCTTGGCCGCCTCGTAGGCGAGCGCTGCGGTGAGCGCGCCCACGGACGCCGCCTGCCAGCTCACCGGCGCCGTGGGCACCAGGCGGTAGACGAGGAAGAAGAAGAGCGCCGTGAGGATATAGGGGACGACCAGCAGGATGATCCGGGCGAGGCCCCTGGCCAGGGGGAACTCCCACCCCCCCAGCCGCCAGTCGGATCCGGCAAGCTTGGCCAGGAGCCCGGTGAGGACGGTCCCCGCCAACAGGAACACGAAGACCCCCAGGAGCATGCCCAGGGCGATGAGCCTCCCCTCCCACCAGCGCCTCTTGCGCCCCGCGCCCCAGATGTTGTCCAGCGCCCGGCGGACGGAGTCGGTGAGCCGCGACGAGAGCCAAAGGAGCACCACCAGCCCCACGATTCCCACCTCGACCCTGGCCCCCACCGCCTTTTCCAGAAGATTCCCCGCCCAGCCCAGGGACTCGGGGATTATCCCGCCCAGCGCCTCGGTCACGGTCCGGGCCGCCGCTCCGCTTGAGCCGAGGATGAAGCCGAAGACGCTCACCCCCAGAAGGACCAGGGGGACGAGGTTCACCCCGAGGAAGAAGGCGATTCCGGCCGCGGAGAGGGAGCCCTGGTGGGTGACGAAGTGGCTCTTGAGGACCCCGCCCAGGAAGCGGAAGAAGCCCTTGACGCCGGCCCAGATTTGAGCCGGTTTCGGGAGGCGTCGGAGGAGGTCGCGGACGCTGTTGCCGGGGGTGTGGGGCATGGACGGCTCGGCTCCTACGACGGATGTGGCGGGGTAATCACCACCGTCGGCAGTCGCATCTACGCAAAAGAAAAGGGTTTACGGCAATCCCGTCGAATGTCCACTCTGCGGTCTGCGCGGCCGCCACCGGCCGGGCGACGGTCGCGCCCACTCCGTCGTCTTCAGTTTACCGGCGGGCCGCGTCACCATGCACCCGATCAAACCCTCTCCCTCGTTCCCAAATATGCTTACGAACGAGGAGGGTCGAGGGTGAGGATGGGCCTCACGGGGAGGGGACGAGGGTCAGGCCGGAGCCGTTCTCGGCCTCCCAGCGGCGGACCGAGAGGGTAATCTCCCCTGCCAGGGCGGCCACGGCGCGGCGGTTGGCCTCCTCGGCGGCCTGCCCCGCGTTGTACACGTTGCCGAGGTAGAACCCGGCGCCGATGAACCCGGCCAGGGTGGCGGCGGGGAACTCCCCCTCCTCGGCGGCCCACCATGTGGCCCCAATCCACAGCGCGTTGGTGGTCAGCGCCAGGACGCCGTCCCAGAAGTCGCCCGCGATGACCTGCCCCAGCCCCGGCACCAGGGCCGAGGCCAACGAGGCGAGGCCGGGGTTCACCCGGGGCAGCTCAGTCCGGCGGGCGGCGATTCGGGCCAACTCATCGCCCAGCGCGCCTGCGGGGTCGCCGGGGAAATCACCCGCGGCCCGGGAAAATTCGCCCTCGGCCGATTCCAGGTCCCAGGTCGGCAGGTAGGTCAGGCCGCAGAGAATCCGCGCCCGGCCCGAGCTCTCCAGCGGTGGGGATTCGGAGGCCAGCCCCTCCAGCTCCAGCCGCGCGTCGGCGTAGTCGCGCCCCAGGGCCAGCGAACGCCCCAGGGCCAGCCGCACCCGGGGAACCAGGTCGCTCGAGGGGTAATCGGCCAGGAATTGCCGGTAGGTCGAGGAGGCGACGCCGTACTCCCCCGCCCCGTCGTAGGCCAGCCCGACGCCGAAGGCCGCGTCGTCGGCCAGGGAGCTCGACGGGAAGAAATGTAAAAGGCGCTCGTACTCCAGCACCGCCTTGAAGAACTCGCCCCGCCCGCAGAGCTCCCGGGCGAAAGTGAGCTGCCCCTCGTCGGTGAGCGTCAACTCCGCCGCCGGGGCGAGGGCGGCAAGGATAATGAGAAGGGCGACGGTTTTTTTCACGGCACGGGGTCCCAGAGGTGTCCGCGCGCCTCACGGGCGAAGACGGTGAAGTTCAAAGGTTCCCAGGCGCCGCAGGCCTCGAAGCGCGGGTAACCGTAGGCCTCGAGCACGGCGTAGTAATCGTAGAGAAGGACGGGGTAGCGCGCCGGCGGGATGTGATTGTTACAGCGCAGGAGCCGCCCGAAGGCCAGGATGACGCCCTTCGCGGGGCCGTGCCCGGACACCGCCCCGTAGGCGTAGTTCGAGCAGGTGGGCTCGTAGCGGCAGAAGGAGGCGTTCTGCCCCGTGAGCCAGTATTTCCACAGCCCGAAGAGCGGGGCGAGGGCCGCCTGCATGAAGCTCTCCGAACCGCCGGCGGTGACGGGGACGTCGGCGAGGCCGAGGCGGACCGGGCCCGGCGTTTCGTCGAAGCCGCCCTCGGGCGGGGCGTAGGGGCCTTGACTCGCGGCGTACGAGACCAGGAGCATCAATGACAACCAGGCCGCCTTCATCATCCTCCGGCCATACCTCGGTGCGAAGCTCATCAAGTATACCAGACCCCGCCCCACGGTGGCGCATGGGGACTCTTCCTGTTATAATACGCGGGCTCCGAACCGCGCTCGATAGCGCATCGAGAAGAGTCCCATGTTCAACAAGATACTCATCGCCAACCGCGGCGAGGTGGCGTTGCGGGTCATCCGCGCCGCCCGCGAGCTCGGCATCCGCACGGTGGCGGTTTACTCCGAGGCCGATCGCGGCGCGCCCCACACCCGCGAAGCCGACGAGGCCGTCTGCATCGGACCGCCGCCCCCCGGCAAGAGCTACCTCTCCATCCCCCGCATCATCGCCACCGCGGAAATCACCGACGCCGACGCCATCCACCCCGGATACGGCTTCCTGGCGGAGAACCCCCACTTCGCGGAAATCTGCGAAGCCTGCCGCGTCACCTTCATCGGCCCCTCGCCCCGCACCATCACCATGATGGGCAACAAGGCCACCGCCCGCAGGACCATGATGGAGGCGGGAGTTCCGGTGGTCCCCGGCTCCGAGGGCGTAATCAAGACCGCCGACGAGGCCGCGTCGGTCGCCGAGGAAATCGAGTACCCGGTCATCGTGAAGGCGGTGGCGGGCGGCGGCGGGCGCGGGATGCGCATCGCCCACACACCGGTCGCCCTCCTCGGCGCCTTCACCACCGCCCAGACCGAGGCCGAGAACGCCTTCGGCGACGGCAGCGTCTACCTGGAGAAGTACATCGTCAAGCCCCGGCACGTGGAAATCCAAATCGCCGGGGACCGTCACGGCAACGTGGTGCACCTTGGCGAGCGCGACTGCTCCATCCAGCGCCGCCACCAGAAGCTCCTCGAGGAGTCCCCCAGCCCCGCCGTGGACGCCGAGCTGCGTCAGCGCATGGGCGATGCCGCCGTGAGCGCCGCCCAGGCCGCCCTATACCACTCCGCCGGCACCGTCGAGTTCCTCCTCGACGCCAGCGGCAAATTCTACTTCATGGAGATGAACACCCGCATCCAGGTCGAGCACCCAGTCACCGAGATGCGCACCGGCACCGACCTCGTCCGCGAGCAGATCCTCGTCGCCTCCGGGGAGAAGCTCTCCTGGACCCAGGAGGAGATTACATTCTCCGGCCACGTCATCGAGTGCCGCATCAACGCCGAGGACCCCCTAAGGAATTTCACCCCCAACCCGGGCACCATCACCGACTTCAAGGCCCCGACCGGGGACGGCGTCCGCGTGGACACCTACGCCGAGCCCGGCGCCAACGTCAGCCCGTACTACGATTCGCTGGTGGCCAAGCTCATCGTCAAGGGCGCCGACCGCGCCGACTGCATCGCCAGGATGCGCAAGGCCCTTAACGAGATCGTCATAGACGGCATCCAGACCACCATCCCCTTCCACCTGGCGCTCCTGGACAACCCCCGCTTCATCTCCGGCGACTACGACACCGGCTTCCTGGAGGAAGAGAAGATCATCTGAGAAAGGATTGTGTCATGGAGAGCAAGGTTGTGATTGTACCTCCCGGTAAGATTTACGACTTCGTTGATGGGAAGTTTAGGGATGACACACCGGAAGAGTATGTCAGGCAGAACATTGAAAAGCGCCTTGTCATCGAGCATGGCTACCCGAAGGAACAGATAGCCGTCGAGTTTACGATCAGAACCGGCTCAAAACGGCCTCGGGCGGACATCGTTATCTTCCACGACAAGGAGAATCGAGCCCAAGAGAACATTAAAATCATCATTGAGTGCAAGAAGGAGAAGACAGAGCCCACCCAGAAAAAGGATGGCGTAGGGCAGTTGCAAGCGTACATGTCCTCCTGCCCTAACTGTGAATGGGGGATGTGGACTAATGGGAGGCAGCGGTTTGTCTATCGGAAGGTAGTTAATGAGAAAGGCCGGATTGAGTTTGAGGAGCCTAACGACATCCCTTCTGTTGACGGTTCCTTGGAGAACATCGAGCGTCCCAAGCGCACCACGCTGAAGAGGTCGGTGGAAGACAATCTCCTCTTTGCCTTCAAGACCTGCCACAACCACATTTACGCTAATGACGGGCTTCAGAAATCGGAGGCGTTCTTTGAGCTTCTGAAGGTTATCTTCTGCAAGATATTCGATGAACACAACATAGGTCATCCTTTAGAGTTCTACGCAAAATCCAAGGAGCGGGCAAACCCCGATGGTCAGCTTGTAATCGCCGGTCGTATCGGCCGAATCTTTGATGCGGTCAAGGCGCAGTACCCCCAGATATTCGAGGCCGCCGACAAGATAAAACTCAAGCCTCGGAGCCTGGCTTACATTGTAAGCGAATTGCAGAGCTATTCCTTCCTCGGCACCGACGTAGATATTAAAGGGAAGGCTTACGAAGAAATCGTCGGCTCGAACCTTCGTGGGGATAGAGGGGAGTTCTTTACCCCGCGTAACGTCGTAAGAATGGCCGTAGGGATGCTTGAGCCCACTGTTGACGAGCGGGTGCTTGACCCCGCATGTGGCACCGGCGGATTTCTTGTCGTGGCAATGAATTATGTGGGAGATGTGTTGAGGCAGGCATTTGAGGAGGAGTTAGGTAAGACTCAAAAGGAATGGTCAGACACTGAGAAGGATACATTCGCTCGTAAAATAAGACAGGTTGCCGAAGAGAACTTCATTGGCTTCGATTTAAGCACGACCCTGGTTAAAGCCACGAAAATGAACATGGTGATGAACAACGACGGCAACGTTAATATATTCCAGTGCCACTCTCTTCTTTCTCCTCACGAGTGGGAGGCGCACCTTAGAGAGGGGGTGTCGAAGGTACTCGGCATCCGTGCCTCTGACATTCGCAACGCCGACACTATTGGGTTCTTCGATGTGGTAATGACTAATCCTCCCTTCGGGAGCGAGATACCGATTAGAGATGCTACGATTCTTAGCCAGTATGATTTAGGATACATTTGGGAGGAGGACAAAGAGCATCCTGGTGCATGGAGAAGAACCGATAGGCTTCAAAGCTCTGTTCCACCCGAGCAACTTTTCATCGAGCGTTGTGTGCAGTTCCTAAGACCCGGTGGGCGTATGGGCATCGTCCTCCCCGACTCGATTCTTGGCAATCCAGGGCTTGCGTATATCCGGCACTGGCTGATTAGGAACACGATTATCCTAGCCAGTATTGATCTTCATGTCGATACCTTCCAGCCCAAGAACGGCACACAAACCTCGGTTCTCTTCCTCCAGAAAAAGACCGATGAGCAGGTTAGAAAAGAAGAGCGCACCGGAAAGATGCGGGACTATCCTATCTTCATGGCGATGGTTGACAAGGTGGGGCATGACAAGCGGGGTAACAAGACCTATAAGAGAGACAAATATGGGAATGAAATCCTGGAGGATGATGAGTCTTCTGGGGAGGTAGAAACTGCGGCGAATGGTACGCAGGTAATCAGGTACAAGGCTAAAAAGCGCATTGAGGATGACCAAATGCCTCTTGTAGTTGAAGCCTTCAGACAGTGGCGGAAGCAGGAGGGTATCTCATGGTAGCGCCGCTACACAAGGAAGAGGAGCTTCAAACATCTGTTGAGGTTTCCCAAGAGGATTTACAGTGGAGCACTGTGAGCCTGTTGAGCGATGTGCTCACTAGGAGAAACAAAAAGGTGCGTCTTGAGGCGAGTGTTTTTGGCATTGAGGGGAGACATGCCCGTGAGGTATTAAAGCAGAACAAATGGCCACGCAATCAATTGGTTGGTGATACAGGCTTAGCAACAGCTTATTATCCAAGCAGGTTTTCTCGGGTATATCAAGAAGATAAAACGTACCCATTTATTACCCCAAAGCAAATTGAGGATATTAAACCAGAGCCCAAGGGTTATCTATCAAAGTTATGCGAGGTTGATTTAAAAGGCTTAATGCCTTCTTCTGGAGAGGTATTGGTTACAAGGTCCGGCTCTGTAGGTAGATGTGCCTATGTAAATAAAACCCTTGAAGAATACGCGGTTAGTGATGATGTCATTAGATTGCATGCATATCAAAAGTGTGATTCTGGATACATCTACGCCTTCTTACGTACAAAAATCGGTCAAACACTTGTTACCACAAACCAATATGGGGCAGTCATCAAGCATATTGAGCCAGAGCACCTAGAAAACATTCCAATACCCGTCCCTCCAAATGAGTTGAAGAAGAAGATCCATGATTTAATCGTACACTCCTATGAACTGCGAGATGAATCCAACGCCTTGCTTGACGAGGCTGAAAGCCTACTCTACAAAGCGCTCAACTTGCCGCCGATTGATAAATTAAAACCTGCATATCTGACGGATTCTGGTCTAAGGAGCTATCCTGTAAAGCTGTCTGAGTTTGATTCAAGGCTTGACGGTTCTTACCACGTACCGATTATCAATGAAATCTTGAATGTCTTACAGAAGGAAGCGGCAGAAGTCACAAATGTAGGGAACCCGCGCATTTCTACAAAGGTTATTCTTCCCAATAGATTTACGAGGGTATATGTAGAGGAAGGGCAAGGAACTGTGTTTTTCGGCCACAAACAGATATTCCAAGTTGACCCTTCTGATAAGAAATATCTATCAGTAGCCTATCATAGAAATAAGTTAGAGAATGAACTGGTATTAAAGGAAAACATGGTATTGATTTCAAGGAGCGGTACTATAGGAAAAGTTATGCTTACCCCGAAACATTGGGAGAGATGGGTTATTAACGAGCATGTAATTCGGGTCGTACCGGCGGATAATGAGATAGCTGGATACTTGAGCGTGTTTCTAAACTCCGACTATGGTTGGACGCTTGTTACTAGATTTACCTACGGCATGAACGTAGATGAAATAGATGATATGCAGGTATCTCGGGTTCCTGTACCGTTGCTTAAAGACATAGAAATGCAAAAGCATATAAATAACCTTGCTTTGGAAGCCAACAAAATGCGCACGAAGGCTTACTACGCCGAGCAAAAGGCGATTCAAATTACTAATGAAGAAGTGATATACAATGCGCGGTAGTACCTAATGCGCGTTGAAGTGGCGTTGGGGCCGGGGGAGTGGGCGACGGCGGAGCTCGACGGGCGTACCGCCGTGGTCTTGGACGTCCTGCGCGCCACGACCACGGTCACCACGGCCCTTTTCAACGGCGCGGCGGCGGTCGTCCCCTTCGCCGACCTGGAGGAATGCCGGGCTTATAAAAAAATTGAGCCTGACGTTCTTCTGGGCGGGGAGCGGGAAGGCGTCCGCCCGCCGGGCTTCGACCTGGGCAACTCACCCCTTGAATACACGCCCGAAAAGGTCGCCGGCCGGCGAATCGCCTACACCACCACCAACGGCACCCGGGCGCTCGCAGCCTGCCGTGGGGCGGAGGAGGTCCTTCTCGGGGCGCTGGTGAACCGCCGGGCGGTGGCGGAAAGGCTGGCCGCAGGCCACCGGGACGCGACGCTGGTGTGCGCCGGAAAACGCGGCGGGTCAAACCTTGAAGATACCTACTGCGCAGGTGCTATAATAGACTCGATGGAGAGCTTGGCCGCCGACGGGGTTGACCTCTCCGACCGGGCCCTGATCGTCCTGGCGCTGTTCCGGGCCCCGGACGCCGGAGCCGTCCTGGAGCGTTGCGAGCACGGGCGGGCCCTGGTCGGTCTGGGATTCTCGGACGACGTGGCCTACTGCGGGCGCATGGATGTCGTCGGGACCGTGGGCGTCCTCGAAAACGGTGAGATACGCGCCGCCCGCTGACGGGTAAAAATGTACGAGGACCTGCTGTACAAGATAATGGAGGCCATCGCGGGCGATACGGCCCACGAGGCCCACTTCAACCGCATCAGCCCCTCCGACATCGAGGACGCCGACACCTGCATCATGCTGGCGCTCTTCTACCGCCGGCGCGCCGACCACGAGCGGGCCCAACTCTTCGAAGACCAGGCCAAGCTCTTGACCGATGCCGCCTTCGTCCGTACGCGGTCGAGTCGCGAAGACCGCCCCAACCTCAAATCAGGGGTACCGATGTCCGACGATATTCTGGACGAGGTCCGCGCGGCTCTGGCCGGCGGTCCCGGAACGCCCGCCGCCAAGTTCGCCCACATCTTGCCCGAAAAGCTCGACGACGTGACCACCTGCAACGCCCTGGGCGATATGTACGCCAGGATCGGCAACTCGCAGCGGGCCTTCGCCTTCTACCACCGGGCCGCCCAGCTCTACAAGGAGGACGGCTACAACACGAAGTCCATCGCCATCCTGCGCAAGGCCACGCGCCTCGGCTCGCCGCCGGTGGACGCTTTGTGGGAGCTGGGTGAGCTCTACGCCGCCGAGGGCTTCAAGGCCGAGGCCTCCGGGCAGTTCCTCCGCTTCGCCGACTCGAACCGCCGCGCCGGCGACGCCCTGGCCGTTCTGAAGGCTTACGAGCGCATCGTCTCCCTGGACCCGAATAACTCCCATATCGCGGTCATCCTCGCCGATATGTACGCCAAGAGCGGGCTGTTGGAGAAGGCCGGACGGGAGTACGAGCGCGCCCTCGACCTCTTGCGCGACCACCAGGAGTTGGAGGAGATCAAGAGAATCGCCGAGAAGCTCAAGGCCCTGCACGTTCCGTCCATCGAACGGCCCGAGGAGACCAGGCCCGTCAGCCGCCGCGAATCCTCCGACCTCATCGTCATCCCCGAGGGCGGGATGGAGCTCGACATCGTTGAGGAGGAGCCTCCGGAAATTATTGCGGAGCCGGAGTACGAATCCGTCTTCGAGGAGGAGACCACCGACGAGCTCCTCGAGGAGCCGACCACGGACGAGGGCACCGGGGTCATCCTCTACGCCAGCTTCGACAAAATCATCAGCGAATTCAAGCAGGCGATGAGCACCCTCACCGAGGGGGACGACCCCCAGGGGCACTACGACCTGGGTATCGCCTACAAGGAGATGGGGATGCTCAACGAGGCGATAATCGAGCTCCAGGCGGCCTCCCGGCACGCGGAGTTCCAGACCAAGGCGCTGCCCGTCCTGGCCGACTGCTTCGTGGACAAGAAGATGCCCGAGCTGGCGGTGAAGCAACTGGAGAGGGCCATCACCCTCACCGACTCGGAGCAGGAGCTCCTGGCCATGCACTACCAGGCGGCGATGCTCTGCCTCCAGCTCGACCGGCG contains:
- a CDS encoding carboxymuconolactone decarboxylase family protein, producing the protein MTNATEDFRREREELNELVLSRGGKITKRFFSLDSQVYGEGRLPGGFKELLGLVASTVLRCEDCVTYHVLRCNDEGVEGEEFYEALEVALVVGGSVVIPHYRRAARLWEELRGKGGRP
- the yidD gene encoding membrane protein insertion efficiency factor YidD gives rise to the protein MKAAWLSLMLLVSYAASQGPYAPPEGGFDETPGPVRLGLADVPVTAGGSESFMQAALAPLFGLWKYWLTGQNASFCRYEPTCSNYAYGAVSGHGPAKGVILAFGRLLRCNNHIPPARYPVLLYDYYAVLEAYGYPRFEACGAWEPLNFTVFAREARGHLWDPVP
- the accC gene encoding acetyl-CoA carboxylase biotin carboxylase subunit, with translation MFNKILIANRGEVALRVIRAARELGIRTVAVYSEADRGAPHTREADEAVCIGPPPPGKSYLSIPRIIATAEITDADAIHPGYGFLAENPHFAEICEACRVTFIGPSPRTITMMGNKATARRTMMEAGVPVVPGSEGVIKTADEAASVAEEIEYPVIVKAVAGGGGRGMRIAHTPVALLGAFTTAQTEAENAFGDGSVYLEKYIVKPRHVEIQIAGDRHGNVVHLGERDCSIQRRHQKLLEESPSPAVDAELRQRMGDAAVSAAQAALYHSAGTVEFLLDASGKFYFMEMNTRIQVEHPVTEMRTGTDLVREQILVASGEKLSWTQEEITFSGHVIECRINAEDPLRNFTPNPGTITDFKAPTGDGVRVDTYAEPGANVSPYYDSLVAKLIVKGADRADCIARMRKALNEIVIDGIQTTIPFHLALLDNPRFISGDYDTGFLEEEKII
- a CDS encoding N-6 DNA methylase, giving the protein MESKVVIVPPGKIYDFVDGKFRDDTPEEYVRQNIEKRLVIEHGYPKEQIAVEFTIRTGSKRPRADIVIFHDKENRAQENIKIIIECKKEKTEPTQKKDGVGQLQAYMSSCPNCEWGMWTNGRQRFVYRKVVNEKGRIEFEEPNDIPSVDGSLENIERPKRTTLKRSVEDNLLFAFKTCHNHIYANDGLQKSEAFFELLKVIFCKIFDEHNIGHPLEFYAKSKERANPDGQLVIAGRIGRIFDAVKAQYPQIFEAADKIKLKPRSLAYIVSELQSYSFLGTDVDIKGKAYEEIVGSNLRGDRGEFFTPRNVVRMAVGMLEPTVDERVLDPACGTGGFLVVAMNYVGDVLRQAFEEELGKTQKEWSDTEKDTFARKIRQVAEENFIGFDLSTTLVKATKMNMVMNNDGNVNIFQCHSLLSPHEWEAHLREGVSKVLGIRASDIRNADTIGFFDVVMTNPPFGSEIPIRDATILSQYDLGYIWEEDKEHPGAWRRTDRLQSSVPPEQLFIERCVQFLRPGGRMGIVLPDSILGNPGLAYIRHWLIRNTIILASIDLHVDTFQPKNGTQTSVLFLQKKTDEQVRKEERTGKMRDYPIFMAMVDKVGHDKRGNKTYKRDKYGNEILEDDESSGEVETAANGTQVIRYKAKKRIEDDQMPLVVEAFRQWRKQEGISW
- a CDS encoding fumarate hydratase; this encodes MREIDAKDVTATVRQLCLDAAYYLPEDVEKALRDFRAEEPSPVGRDVLDVIIKNAEIARDEEVAICQDTGYAVAFVTLGQEVRITGGGLTEAVAEGVRRGYADGYLRKSIVVDPLRRKNTGDNTPPVIHYDVVPGDALVIHFEPKGGGCENMSRVAMLKPADGVEGVRRFVLRVVDEAGPNPCPPTIIGVGIGGDFEKCAILAKKATLRTVGEHNPDPYYAGLEKQWLDEINRLGIGPQGLGGRTTSLWLAIETYPCHIASLPVAVNVQCHAARHKSVEL
- a CDS encoding YihY/virulence factor BrkB family protein, whose protein sequence is MPHTPGNSVRDLLRRLPKPAQIWAGVKGFFRFLGGVLKSHFVTHQGSLSAAGIAFFLGVNLVPLVLLGVSVFGFILGSSGAAARTVTEALGGIIPESLGWAGNLLEKAVGARVEVGIVGLVVLLWLSSRLTDSVRRALDNIWGAGRKRRWWEGRLIALGMLLGVFVFLLAGTVLTGLLAKLAGSDWRLGGWEFPLARGLARIILLVVPYILTALFFFLVYRLVPTAPVSWQAASVGALTAALAYEAAKVLFSFYLADLARPDVYYGVLAGLVAFSFWSYYAATILLLGAELAYAVEGRRAQWKLRRRARGITDGLRDGTV
- a CDS encoding phosphotransferase; this translates as MSYNTFGAPDWEITPVGKTALEQALARHLSRAVAVENIVFAEPDPLSTAVGNGFAPRRGTVTTRGGRGEENRVDLFFKIPGEREVEALVLGHRLGMKHQPRILVSSLDIKSNGVESRALCYLFVPGQALGNGADGNPFTADSLPEGIVADMAILHASTAGHAEAYLRRGYTFVSRESLIEASVDDTAAYLDLPGMSAEAGALLSRATAVSAEAVELAAGEGPVVVHGELEPPNVVVGADGSGTLVDWGEMGLGWAALDLASCLGYEQLALYRKTAGDRNPSWNPPDERALAAARLVHALVHLKRFVRDSGGQPPSAVSVGALVGRLDETLTRL
- a CDS encoding tetratricopeptide repeat protein — encoded protein: MKKTVALLIILAALAPAAELTLTDEGQLTFARELCGRGEFFKAVLEYERLLHFFPSSSLADDAAFGVGLAYDGAGEYGVASSTYRQFLADYPSSDLVPRVRLALGRSLALGRDYADARLELEGLASESPPLESSGRARILCGLTYLPTWDLESAEGEFSRAAGDFPGDPAGALGDELARIAARRTELPRVNPGLASLASALVPGLGQVIAGDFWDGVLALTTNALWIGATWWAAEEGEFPAATLAGFIGAGFYLGNVYNAGQAAEEANRRAVAALAGEITLSVRRWEAENGSGLTLVPSP